The DNA window CGGTTTTGGCCTGCGCTTCGGCAAGCCGCTTTTTGTAGGGCTTGAGGTCCGTGAAGTTCAGCGGGTCGGTCGACTTCAGGTCAAGATCGACGAGTTCATAGCCGGGTTCCAGCAACAGTTCGATACGGCGACGGGCGTCCATCTTGAAGTGGTGGCCGCAGTGGGGGCAGACCTGGAGGTTTGCATCCAGTTCCGCGCGGAAGATCGCCTTGCCGCAATCCGGGCACTTGACCCACAAACCTTCGGTGCGGACAGTGCGCTCCGTCTCCGAGACGATCTCATTGTCTTGCCGTTTGAACCAAGCCATTGCGTTCCCTAGTGTATCTGGTTTGGAGGAAGTGGTGGTCTGGGGGTTCAAACGGCCCTGAATGCAGATGCTTCCCTGAGCGAGGGAAGAGTCGTGGTTACGGGATGTTTTCTCGCGTTATGCGAGACGCTGACGACGGATGCTTATAACGGCGAGTGCAGCAATCAACAAGAGCACCGTAAGTTGAAGGATGGCCACGATGGGTTCCTTGCCTGTGGGTGCGAACTGGTGGAGTGGCGGAATCTTCTGAAAGCTCTGCACGATGAGGACCAGCACGTTAAAGAACTGCAGGATGGATGCGGTGGCGATGTAGGTCTTCATCCATCCCTTTTGATAGGCGAGGATGGCAGGAATAAACAACACCAACGATATGGCGCCGACCACAATACCCGGTGTGACTCCGTGAAACGGAAAGAAGAAGCCTGTGATGCTGGTAAGTGCGGTTGTGGTAAGAAACACAAGATTCAACGTGCGGTTAAGCGAGCTGCCCAGGAAGCCGAGCAGAACCAGAAAACCGGTTGCGATGCCGATGAGGCTTAACGCTACGTGAAAGAGAGTAAAGATCTGCAGGCCTGTCATGTGAATCATCACCTCATGGGAAATGGGTGCTGCAACAACTTACCCGCGGGCATATGCCTACGGATGGATCACGATGTTTCTGAGTGGCGGAAGATCGTTGCCAGTATGTCAGTAAATGATTGTGTACGCGAACGATTTTTTAACGCTTCGATAGAAAACAGAAAAGCCCGGCGCGAGGCCGGGCTTCTTCAGGTGTTGGTCGTTGCACGAACACGCGCAAAGCGCGTCGAGGCCTCAATGGCAGATCGTCAGATGCGCATGGGCATCAGGATGTAGCGATACTTCTGGTCTTCATTGGCGTCTTCCGGACGCATCTGGCCTGCGGATTGTGCGTCCTTGAATTCGAGACGTACTTCGCCGGTGTTGCCGATGGCTTTGAGGAAGTCGATGAGATAGGCCGAGTTGAAGCCGACTACGAGCGGGTCGTAGTTGTATGGCGTTTCGATGGAATCCTCTGATTCACCCGCGTCCGTTGAGGACGATGAGATGCGGAGTTCGTTCTGCTCCAGGCGAATCTTGATGGCGCCGCTGCGCTCGTCGGCAAACTGCGACACACGCTGCAGAGCACCCATAAGGTCTTCGCTGCGGACGATGACGAACTTGTTGTTGTCGCGCGGCAGGACAGCTTCGTAGTTGGGGAACTGGCCCGTGAGTTTGCGGCTGGTGAGCACGCGTCCGCCGATGCGGAAGAAGAGGGTGGTTTCGTCGTCGGCAAATTCGATGAAGTCGTTATCTTCGCTGGTGGGCGTGTTCGCCAGGAGAGATGAGAGTTCACCCAGCGCCTTGCGCGGGATGAGCGTCTTCTTTTCGCCGGAGATGCCTTCGAGTGTTTCGCCGAAGCGCTCGACGTGGGCCAGACGATGGCCGTCCGTGGCGACCATGGCCATGGACTCTGCCTTGAGGACCAGCAGTGCACCGTTGAGCGTGTAGCGCGACTCCTCGCTGGAGATGGCGAAGATGGTCTTGGAGATGAGGCTCTTCAGCGAGGGTGCTGCCACCTTGACCGCGCCCACGGTGGGAAATTCCGGCACCTGGGGGAAGTTGGCGCGGGCCATGCCCACCATCTTGGTGTTGGAGCGACCGGCGCGGATCTGCACCCAGTGGTTATCCATCAGCTTGATGGAGATGTCACCTTCCGGCAGCAGGCGGATATAGTCGTAGAGCTTGCGGGCGGGAACGGTGCATGCGCCGGACTTTTTCACGCGTGCCGGGCAGGAGGTGCGCAGGCTCTGGTCCAGATCGGTGGCCGTGATGGTCAGGCGTTCGCCGTCGGCCTCAAAGAGGAAGTTCGACAGGATGGGGATCGTCGTCTTCCGTTCCACGACAGACTGTGCGGCGGTCAGTTCGCGAAGGAGTTCCGCACGAGTGACCGTGATATCGAGATTGCCGGTAGGAGCGGCGCCGCTGGTTTCCATCGAAGGGAGCGAAGCAGTGGTGGACACGGGAGAGACCTCCGAGAGTTCAGGACAAATCTTTGTGTGCGGCGGCAACGGTTTGAGTCAGCGTTACGGAACGGACTGTGGGCCGGATGCCTGAGTGGATTTCAGCGTATCACCGCGCTGCTGCGTTTCCCAAGGCTGCTTTTGAGGATGGGTAACAAAGCGGGTTCGTGGTGGTTTGACAGGGCTAATCGTAGCGGGCCGGGGCATGTGGAAGGTACGTACGAAACCGTGGAAAGCAGGGACACGGCGTCACGCGAGTTCCAACACGGTGGATGCGAAGACTGCTTTTAAGAACCTGAGTGAAAAGGAAAGATTGAAATAGCCGTCGTAGTCGTTTGCCGAGGAAATGTGGATGAACGTCCCATGATGTTGTTGTGGCAGGAGTTAAGTGGTGGACGAGATTCAGAAAAAGTGTCCGCGAAGAACGGAAGCTGTGTGTCGCGGGGAGGAGATTTCTTATAGGGTGGCCAGGTTTACCCGTATTCCACAGGGTTCCTCACAGGCAATGTGCGCCGGAGGGGCGTGTGGAAGTGGAAAGCGGGGGCCGAACCGCGTGGTTGCGGGGATTGTTACGGCTTTTGTATCCACAGGCTGGCCGTTTGGGCTGAGGAATATCGGGTTTGTCCACTGTTTGCACAGGGTTACGGGAATGTGTGGATTGTGAGGGCCAAACAAATTTTGCGGTTGGGGAAGAGATGAAAAATTTGTTACGGTGAGCAACGGAAATGGTGCATGAGGGATGACGACGATGAAAAAGATGATTCTGGCGGCAGCGATGCTGATGGCAGTACAAAGCAGTGGGGCACAGCAACCGGCAGCAGCCACCCCGCGTCCGGCACCTGTGCCCGGTGTGATTGCGTCGCATCCGGACTGGCCTAAGGCGAATCCGGAGGATGTGAAGTCGCCTGAGGCGATCATTCAGGCGCTGTCAGACACCATCTCTGGCGAGGCCGGAAAGCCGCGCGACTGGAATCGCTTTAAGAGCCTGCTTGTTCCGGGATCAGGACGGATGACGATCGTGCGCCACAGCAAGACAGGAGCCGCGGACCTGACGATTCTCTCCACGGACGACTATCAGGCGCGTGCGGGGAACCAGACGTTTTATGAAAAGCCCATCGCGTATGAGAAGCAGAGCTTTGGGCATATGACGCATGTCTACGAGTCGTACGCGATCTTTCACACCCCCACGGACACCACGGCACAGGCACGCGGGGTGAATAGCTGGGAGCTGTTGAACGATGGCACGCGTTACTGGATTTTGCAGATCTACTGGGATACGGAGCGGCCAGATAATCCGATTCCGGCGGCGTTGGCGAAGTAACGGCAGAATCCAGAGACGTTGTGACGCGAGGAGTGCTATGAGCCGTTCTCAAGGGTTTGGTGTGCTCCAAAATACAGTTCTTCGCCTGTTCGAATGCACAGTAGCTGGTTACGTGCGGAATCTGTGTACTGGCTGAGCGTTGCGTTGCATCGCCTGAAATACACGCAACCGCCAAAGTCTTTCCTGCAGGGGAGAACGTGATGGTGAGGACCTGTTTCAAGCAGTTTTTAGCAGTAGTTTTGAGTTTTCTGCTGGTCTTTCCGGCAACGGAACTGCACGCTCTTGCGCAGCAACAGGCACCTGCACCGGCGACTGATTCTGCTCCTCAACCGGCGCCGCTTTCCGAAGCGGAGCTGGAACAGGTGGTGGCTCCGATTGCGCTTTATCCGGATGCGCTGGTTGCGCAGGTGCTGGGAGCAGCAACCTTTCCTGACCAGGTGACTGCCGCGCACGACTGGCTGGATCAGAACAAGAAGCTGACCGGAACGTCGCTCTCTCAAGCGGTGGACAAACAGTCATGGGACCCCAGTGTGAAGGCGTTGACGCAGTTTCCGTCTGTGCTGGACAACATGGTGAAGAACCTGAGCTGGACATCATCGCTGGGCGAGGCGTATCACACGCAGGCCGCACAGGTGATGACCGCGATTCAGTCGCTGCGTGCCAAGGCGAAAGCTGCGGGCAATCTGAAGACAGGTTCGCAGATCACGGTGGTGCAGCAATCGCCGGATGTGATCGTGATCCAGCCCACGAATCCGCAGGTGGTGTACGTTCCGCAGTACAACCCCACGGTGGTGTACGGTGCGCCGGTGCAAACGCCTGGCTATAGCACCGCGGCGGTGGTGGGAACAGCGCTGCTTGCCTTTGGTATTGGCATTGCGGTGGGTGCGGCCATCAACAACAACTGCTGCGGTTGGGGCTACAGCTACTGGAACTGCAACTGGCATGGTGGCGCGGTTGTTTACCGAAGCAATGTTTATTACGGAAACAGGGCGTGGCGCGGTGGCGTGTATGGCTCCAGCGTGACCGCCTATGGACCTTATGGCGCGGCTTCTGCCGGACGCGCTTATAACCCGACCACAGGAACCTACGCGCGTGGAGCAGCCGTCTCCACTCCTTACGGGGCGCGAGCAGCGGGGCAGGCTTACAACCCTTACACGGGCACTGCTGCTCGCGGAGGTGCGGTTGCGGGGCCGAATGGTGCGGCCGCAGCGGGGCAGGCTTATAACGCTCGCACCGGCGCTTACGCTTCCACGCACCAGGCGGCGAATGCCTATGGAAATGCCGGTAGCTCGGTCGTCTCAAGGAACGGTCAGACGACCTATACCCAGCATGAAACTACTGCCCGCGGTTCCGTTGCGGCTGTTGAGAACTCACGCGGTGGTGCGGCTGTTGCGGGAACGGGAGCACGTGGGAATAGCGCGGCTGCTGTGCGGACCGCGAATGGCAACCGGGCCGTGGACGTTAATGGCCATGTCTACACCAATACGGGAGGCAACCGTGGCTTCGGTGCGCAACGGAGTGGTGGCGTCTTTGGTGGGAACGGCAGCGGCTGGGAATCAAGACAGGCAAGCGCGCGGGGCGCCGCAAGCCGTGGTGGTGGCGGCTTCAGAGGCCGCAGATAGCGTTACGAGAAAGCTTCTGGAGAAGGAAAATGTCGATGCAAAATCGCAAACTCGCGCTTTCGACCCGTCTGCTGGCGCTCGCCCTGTTTCTTCCGCTGGCCGCCTGCAATCGTTCTGATGGCAATAAGGCGGTAGAGCCTTCTGCTAAAACGTTCACCTCTCCGGAGGATGCGGCAAGCGCTCTGGTCGCAGCAGTGAAATCGAAAGACGAAGGCACCATTCTTGGAATCTTCGGCCCGGATTCGAAGCCGGTCATCTACTCTGGCGACTCTGTTGAGGACAAGAATGCCGCGATGAAGTTTATCGCTCGGTATGAGGAGATGCATCGTTGGCGCAGACTGGACGACGGCAGCGAGTCACTGGTGATTGGCGCGGATAACTATCCATTCCCGATTCCTCTGCGGAAGAACGCTGACGGCAAGTGGTTCTTTGATACCGCGGCTGGAAAAGAAGAAGTTCTGTCGCGGCGCGTGGGACAGAATGAGTTTGACGTGATGGACATCGCCGCAGGCATTGCAGACGCACAGGCGGAATACTTTAGCCAACCGCATGATGGTCAACCCGCAAAACAATACGCAGCAAAATTTCTAAGTGATCCGGGCAAGCAGAACGGACTGTACTGGAAGACCAGCGAAGGTCAGCCGCCGAGTCCGCTTGGGCCCCTGGCTGCTTCCGCAACCGCTGAGGGATACGCGGCAAACCCGAGCGGACACACCACGTTTCATGGCTACCTGTTTAAGATGCTTAACAGTCAGACCGATAAAGCTCCGGGTGGTGCTAGGGCTTATTTCGTGGATGGAAAGATGACGAATGGTTTCGCCTTCGTTGCCTATCCCGCAGAGTACGGAAACTCAGGCGTGATGACTTTCATCATGAACCAGGACGGCGTGCTGCTGGAAAAGGATCTGGGAACGAACACAGTTCAGACTGTCTCTGCAATGACCGCGTTTGATCCTGATCCGAGCTGGAAGATTGTTCAGTAATCGCTTGTGTTGCGAGCGTGGCGTGACTTACGTTTACGCCTCTGGTTCTGTGGCGATGGACAGGCCAGGGAGAACCAATGATGGCAGGATCGTTGTGACTGCGGCGTAGACCAGAAGACCTCCGTAGAGAGCATCGGGGATATGGAATGCTTCATGGAGGACGCCTGCGATGACGAGTGTGAAGATCAGCGTTGGCTCAAGCGCGATGGCAACGCGGAAGGCTGCCTTTGCTGTTCGATGCGAGAGATAACGCGTCTGCAGCCAGTTCTTACTGAGCCGGATGGGTATCACAACGATGGAGAGCAGCACTCCATAGAGAAGAGACTTGAGAACCAGCGCGCCTGAGGGTATGTCCATCCCCTCATGAAAGAAGTAGAAGGGGATGAAGAAAGAAGAGAACAGGCGCACGGCGTGCAGGTTTTCTGGAGAGGCGAGTTTTGCCATTCGTGTTTTGAGAAGGCTGGCGATTATTCCTGCGATGAACGCGCCGATCAGGTAATGGATGCCAAGATTCTGCGTGATGACTGCGCACACGATGCCGACCATGAGCAGAAGAGAAAACTCAGACCCTGGCGCGTACGGGACGACGTATTTGCCGAAGAACAGAAACAGAAACGGCGTAAGGACGATAAGCAGAAGAAGAACAAGTGCGGACGTACCAAGCACAACCATTGATCCCGACTGAGAGACGAGAAAGAGCAACAAGAGCGCCATGATTTCGCCGGCGATGGCGTCGATGCTTACCTCTGCCTGTTCGCTGGTGTCGAGGCCGGAGTTGGGTAGCGTGTCGAGGATGAAGCCGGTGGACGGTGTCAACAGACCAAGCGCCAGCAGAGTTGCCGCCTGCCATGACATATGAAAATAACGAATGCCGACCCATGCGAATGCACAGAGAAAAACAGTACGGCTGGCCAGGTACCCACTGAGTCGCGGCAGCTGCTGACGGATCTCGACGAGATCAACCTCAAGACCGGCGAGAAGAAAGAGCGCCGCGATTCCGAAGGTGGCAACCACGGTTCCAACGCGATCGCCGACCAGCGGCTTGAAAAAGATGGCGACGAGGATGCCGAGGGCGAAGCAGGTAAGAGGCGCCGGTATGCGGAATCGCTGGAGTGCGCGGGGCACAACCAGCAGGCCGAAGATCAGGATCAGGTACGTCAGGGTCGTGGCAGGTATGTGCATTTTTTCCTATGTAACTATGGCTTACTCCGTGAGGGCTACTGCTTCTTCATACAGCATGTTGCCTACTACTTTGTGTGTGGCGGTTGACGGATGGCCTTCGTGGTAGAAGAAGTAGGTTTCCGGTGTGGCGCAGGGCGTGGTGTCTTCATTGCGTAGAGCGCGTCCGGCGCACTTATCCGTGGTGTTAGTGAAGCCGTACTGTGATGGGTGCATGATGGCTTGATCAAAGAATGGACCCCAGTTGCTGAGCGCGATCTGGATGTCCGGATACTTTGATTTCATCTGTTGCGGAAGCGTGGTGAGTTCGGCGTTGGCGCGTTCGCCTGCGGTGGCGAACTGCGGAATCTTCACCGGCAATAAGGCGACCATGAAGCGGCGCGCGCCGAGGGCGTAAAGCGTGTCAATGAGTGCTGCTTCATGGTCGCGTGTTTGGCCTGCAGGGAGTGTGCGATCGTTTAGGCCGCCAAGCAGAAAGAACATAGTCTGCTTGGCATCGAAGTGTATGTCGCCTGCTTTTACGAGTGTGGCGAAGTCATCCACCTGGTTCCACATGCCGCGGCCCAGCAACTCGCGATGTGGTCCATAGCTGCCTTTGCCTTCGCCGGATCGTGCACCGCTGACGGCGAAGTTGAGACCTTCGCGGATGGGGTGTTCGCTGTTTGTCTTCGGGTCGCCGAAGTAAGTGAAGGGGATGCCGAGGCGTTGTGCGAGATAGACGATGGCTGTTGGTCCATTGCCGTCAATGTAGCCGGCACCAGAGTCGGAGTAACTGTCGCCGAAGACATACATTTGCGTGTAAGGCTTGCTCTGCGCGTGGCAGAACAAGGGGATAAAGAGCAGGAGAGCAAGCAGCCGCGTAGCCATCTTCATATGCGAACGAAGTATAACTGTCGCTCAACCCTCTGTATGTACCACCTGGCTATAACGCCGTATTTGATTCACCCTTGGTTGCGCGATGCGTTCCTCCTCGCAGACCCGCAAGGATCTGTTGCAGGAAATCATTGGCCGCGCCGGGATTGTTGGGCAGGAAGAGCGTGTTGGTTCCGCTGCGAATGCCAATGTCCTTTAACGTGTCAAAGTATTGCGTGAGCAGAACAAGCGCCATGACATCTTCCGCGGTGGCGCCGGGAACAGCTTCGCGAAAGTGTTCGATGGAGGCGCGCAGACCGTCGATGATGGCCTGGCGTTCCGCAGCGATGCCTCGACCCTGCAGGGCTTTGCTTTCCGCTTCTGCTTCGGCCTGCTTCACCTTCAGAATCTTGTCGGCTTCGCCACGCGCCTGCGCCGCCACCTGGCTGCGCTGTGCGGCGTTGATGTCGTTCATGGCGTCCTTCACCTTGCTGTCCGGAATGATGTCCGTGACGAGCGCGTTGAGGATGTTGAAACCGAAGTCGTGCATGGTGTGATCGAGCTCGGTCTTTACGGCGATGGAGATGCCGCTCATCTGCTCGAAGGTGTCGTCGAGCGTGAGCTTGGGCACGTGGCCGAGGATGGAGTTAAAGACGAAGCTTTCAATCTGCTTCTGCGGACGCGAGAGGCGATAGAAGGCATCGAAGATTTTGTCGTCGACGACCTGGTACTGCACGCTGACGGGAATCTGCACGAAGACGTTGTCGCGCGTCTTGGTCTCAACCGAAAACTGTGCCTGCTGCACCTGAAGGTCGACGAAGAAGACGCGCTCTCCGTATGGAATGAGCACGTGCAGGCCGGGGCGCACGATGCGATGGAATTTGCCAAAACGTTCAACCACACCCGCCTGCGAAGTGCGGACGGTGTACAGGGTTTTGAGCAATGTGACGAGGGCAATAAGAGCAAGAATGGCGATAAGGATGATTCCTGCGATCGGAAAACCTGAGCCTTCCATGAATGACCCCTCCGGGTCGAATACACAACGACTTTCTGACCGATGTTATGGCCATAACTAAGCATAGTCCTT is part of the Terriglobus sp. RCC_193 genome and encodes:
- the dnaN gene encoding DNA polymerase III subunit beta, which produces METSGAAPTGNLDITVTRAELLRELTAAQSVVERKTTIPILSNFLFEADGERLTITATDLDQSLRTSCPARVKKSGACTVPARKLYDYIRLLPEGDISIKLMDNHWVQIRAGRSNTKMVGMARANFPQVPEFPTVGAVKVAAPSLKSLISKTIFAISSEESRYTLNGALLVLKAESMAMVATDGHRLAHVERFGETLEGISGEKKTLIPRKALGELSSLLANTPTSEDNDFIEFADDETTLFFRIGGRVLTSRKLTGQFPNYEAVLPRDNNKFVIVRSEDLMGALQRVSQFADERSGAIKIRLEQNELRISSSSTDAGESEDSIETPYNYDPLVVGFNSAYLIDFLKAIGNTGEVRLEFKDAQSAGQMRPEDANEDQKYRYILMPMRI
- a CDS encoding DUF3300 domain-containing protein; the protein is MSFLLVFPATELHALAQQQAPAPATDSAPQPAPLSEAELEQVVAPIALYPDALVAQVLGAATFPDQVTAAHDWLDQNKKLTGTSLSQAVDKQSWDPSVKALTQFPSVLDNMVKNLSWTSSLGEAYHTQAAQVMTAIQSLRAKAKAAGNLKTGSQITVVQQSPDVIVIQPTNPQVVYVPQYNPTVVYGAPVQTPGYSTAAVVGTALLAFGIGIAVGAAINNNCCGWGYSYWNCNWHGGAVVYRSNVYYGNRAWRGGVYGSSVTAYGPYGAASAGRAYNPTTGTYARGAAVSTPYGARAAGQAYNPYTGTAARGGAVAGPNGAAAAGQAYNARTGAYASTHQAANAYGNAGSSVVSRNGQTTYTQHETTARGSVAAVENSRGGAAVAGTGARGNSAAAVRTANGNRAVDVNGHVYTNTGGNRGFGAQRSGGVFGGNGSGWESRQASARGAASRGGGGFRGRR
- a CDS encoding DUF2950 domain-containing protein, translating into MSMQNRKLALSTRLLALALFLPLAACNRSDGNKAVEPSAKTFTSPEDAASALVAAVKSKDEGTILGIFGPDSKPVIYSGDSVEDKNAAMKFIARYEEMHRWRRLDDGSESLVIGADNYPFPIPLRKNADGKWFFDTAAGKEEVLSRRVGQNEFDVMDIAAGIADAQAEYFSQPHDGQPAKQYAAKFLSDPGKQNGLYWKTSEGQPPSPLGPLAASATAEGYAANPSGHTTFHGYLFKMLNSQTDKAPGGARAYFVDGKMTNGFAFVAYPAEYGNSGVMTFIMNQDGVLLEKDLGTNTVQTVSAMTAFDPDPSWKIVQ
- a CDS encoding cation:proton antiporter; its protein translation is MHIPATTLTYLILIFGLLVVPRALQRFRIPAPLTCFALGILVAIFFKPLVGDRVGTVVATFGIAALFLLAGLEVDLVEIRQQLPRLSGYLASRTVFLCAFAWVGIRYFHMSWQAATLLALGLLTPSTGFILDTLPNSGLDTSEQAEVSIDAIAGEIMALLLLFLVSQSGSMVVLGTSALVLLLLIVLTPFLFLFFGKYVVPYAPGSEFSLLLMVGIVCAVITQNLGIHYLIGAFIAGIIASLLKTRMAKLASPENLHAVRLFSSFFIPFYFFHEGMDIPSGALVLKSLLYGVLLSIVVIPIRLSKNWLQTRYLSHRTAKAAFRVAIALEPTLIFTLVIAGVLHEAFHIPDALYGGLLVYAAVTTILPSLVLPGLSIATEPEA
- a CDS encoding SGNH/GDSL hydrolase family protein translates to MATRLLALLLFIPLFCHAQSKPYTQMYVFGDSYSDSGAGYIDGNGPTAIVYLAQRLGIPFTYFGDPKTNSEHPIREGLNFAVSGARSGEGKGSYGPHRELLGRGMWNQVDDFATLVKAGDIHFDAKQTMFFLLGGLNDRTLPAGQTRDHEAALIDTLYALGARRFMVALLPVKIPQFATAGERANAELTTLPQQMKSKYPDIQIALSNWGPFFDQAIMHPSQYGFTNTTDKCAGRALRNEDTTPCATPETYFFYHEGHPSTATHKVVGNMLYEEAVALTE
- a CDS encoding SPFH domain-containing protein; translated protein: MEGSGFPIAGIILIAILALIALVTLLKTLYTVRTSQAGVVERFGKFHRIVRPGLHVLIPYGERVFFVDLQVQQAQFSVETKTRDNVFVQIPVSVQYQVVDDKIFDAFYRLSRPQKQIESFVFNSILGHVPKLTLDDTFEQMSGISIAVKTELDHTMHDFGFNILNALVTDIIPDSKVKDAMNDINAAQRSQVAAQARGEADKILKVKQAEAEAESKALQGRGIAAERQAIIDGLRASIEHFREAVPGATAEDVMALVLLTQYFDTLKDIGIRSGTNTLFLPNNPGAANDFLQQILAGLRGGTHRATKGESNTAL